From a region of the Enterobacter sp. JBIWA008 genome:
- the fkpB gene encoding FKBP-type peptidyl-prolyl cis-trans isomerase has product MSKSVQSNSAVLVHFTLKLDDGSTAESTRNNGKPALFRLGDTSLSEGLEQQLLGLKEGEKKAFSLEPDAAFGVPSPDLIQYFSRREFMDAGEPEIGAIMLFTAMDGSEMPGVIREINGDSITVDFNHPLAGRTVHFDVEVLEIDPALEA; this is encoded by the coding sequence ATGTCTAAATCCGTACAGAGCAACAGCGCGGTTCTCGTTCACTTCACGCTGAAGCTGGATGACGGCTCCACGGCCGAATCCACCCGCAATAACGGCAAACCGGCCCTGTTTCGTCTTGGCGATACCTCCCTGTCTGAAGGTCTTGAGCAGCAGCTTCTGGGCCTGAAAGAGGGTGAGAAAAAAGCCTTTTCGCTGGAGCCGGATGCCGCGTTTGGCGTGCCGAGTCCCGACCTTATCCAGTATTTCTCGCGCCGCGAGTTTATGGACGCAGGTGAACCGGAGATCGGAGCGATTATGCTCTTTACCGCTATGGACGGCAGCGAAATGCCTGGCGTGATCCGCGAAATCAACGGCGACTCTATTACCGTTGACTTCAACCATCCGCTTGCCGGGCGTACCGTTCATTTTGATGTTGAAGTGCTGGAAATCGATCCTGCACTGGAGGCCTGA
- the dnaJ gene encoding molecular chaperone DnaJ, translating to MAKQDYYEILGVPKTAEEREIKKAYKRLAMKFHPDRNQGDKEAEAKFKEIKEAYEVLTDAQKRAAYDQYGHAAFEQGGMGGGGFGGGGFGGGADFSDIFGDVFGDIFGGGRGRQRAARGADLRYNMELTLEEAVRGVTKEIRIPTLEECDVCHGSGAKAGTQPQTCPTCHGSGQVQMRQGFFAVQQACPHCHGRGTLIKDPCTKCHGHGRVEKTKTLSVKIPAGVDTGDRIRLAGEGEAGEHGAPAGDLYVQVQVKQHAIFEREGNNLYCEVPINFAMAALGGEIEVPTLDGRVNLKVPGETQTGKLFRMRGKGVKSVRGGAQGDLLCRVVVETPVGLNDKQKQLLKELQESFGGPTGEKNSPRSKSFFDGVKKFFDDLTR from the coding sequence ATGGCAAAGCAAGACTATTACGAGATTTTAGGCGTTCCGAAAACTGCGGAAGAGCGTGAAATCAAAAAGGCGTATAAGCGCCTGGCCATGAAATTCCACCCGGACCGTAACCAGGGTGACAAAGAGGCTGAAGCCAAATTTAAAGAGATCAAAGAAGCCTACGAAGTCCTGACCGATGCACAAAAACGTGCGGCCTATGACCAGTACGGTCACGCAGCCTTTGAGCAGGGCGGCATGGGCGGCGGTGGATTCGGTGGCGGCGGCTTTGGCGGCGGCGCTGACTTCAGCGATATCTTTGGCGATGTGTTTGGCGACATCTTCGGCGGCGGCCGTGGTCGTCAGCGCGCGGCGCGCGGCGCGGACCTGCGCTACAACATGGAGCTGACTCTGGAAGAGGCCGTTCGCGGCGTAACCAAAGAGATCCGTATCCCGACGCTGGAAGAGTGTGACGTTTGCCACGGCAGCGGCGCGAAAGCGGGTACGCAGCCTCAGACCTGTCCAACCTGTCACGGCTCTGGTCAGGTTCAGATGCGTCAGGGCTTCTTCGCGGTACAGCAGGCCTGTCCTCACTGTCACGGTCGCGGTACGCTGATTAAAGATCCGTGCACCAAATGCCACGGGCACGGTCGCGTTGAGAAAACCAAAACGCTGTCCGTTAAGATCCCGGCTGGCGTCGATACGGGCGACCGCATCCGTCTGGCGGGTGAAGGTGAAGCAGGGGAGCACGGCGCACCGGCAGGCGATCTGTACGTTCAGGTGCAGGTGAAACAGCACGCTATCTTCGAGCGTGAAGGTAATAATCTGTACTGCGAAGTACCGATCAACTTCGCGATGGCGGCACTCGGTGGCGAAATCGAAGTGCCAACGCTGGACGGTCGTGTGAACCTGAAAGTGCCTGGGGAAACCCAGACCGGCAAGCTGTTCCGCATGCGCGGAAAAGGCGTCAAATCCGTTCGCGGTGGTGCCCAGGGCGACCTGCTGTGCCGCGTCGTCGTGGAAACGCCGGTTGGCCTGAACGACAAGCAGAAACAGCTGCTGAAAGAACTGCAGGAAAGCTTTGGCGGTCCGACGGGTGAGAAAAACAGCCCGCGTTCCAAAAGCTTCTTCGATGGCGTCAAAAAATTCTTCGATGATTTGACTCGCTAA
- the lspA gene encoding signal peptidase II has protein sequence MSKTLCSTGLRWLWLVVVVLIIDLGSKFLILQNFALGETVPLFPSLNLHYARNYGAAFSFLADSGGWQRWFFAGIALGICVILAVLMYRSKATQKLNNIPYALIIGGALGNLFDRLWHGFVVDMIDFYVGDWHFATFNLADTAICIGAALIVLEGFLPKPAAKEQA, from the coding sequence ATGAGTAAAACTCTCTGTTCAACAGGACTGCGCTGGCTGTGGCTGGTTGTGGTGGTGCTGATTATCGATCTGGGCAGCAAGTTCCTGATCCTCCAGAATTTTGCTCTGGGGGAGACGGTTCCGCTGTTCCCATCGCTTAACCTGCACTACGCGCGTAACTACGGCGCAGCGTTTAGTTTCCTTGCCGACAGCGGTGGCTGGCAGCGCTGGTTCTTTGCGGGTATCGCTCTCGGTATCTGCGTGATCCTGGCTGTGCTGATGTACCGCTCGAAGGCCACGCAAAAGCTGAATAACATCCCCTACGCGCTGATCATTGGCGGCGCGCTGGGCAACCTGTTTGACCGCCTGTGGCACGGCTTTGTGGTCGATATGATCGACTTCTACGTCGGCGACTGGCACTTCGCGACCTTTAACCTGGCCGATACGGCAATTTGTATCGGTGCGGCGTTAATCGTGCTGGAAGGCTTCTTGCCTAAACCGGCCGCGAAAGAGCAGGCGTAA
- the ribF gene encoding bifunctional riboflavin kinase/FAD synthetase, protein MKLIRGIHNLSSAPHGCVLTIGNFDGVHRGHQALLQGLRKEGEARGLPVVVMIFEPQPLELFAGDKSPARLTRLREKLRYLAESGVDYVLCVRFDRRFAALTAQNFVSDLLVKRLGVQFLAVGDDFRFGAGRQGDFLLLQKAGLEYGFDITSAMTFCEGGVRVSSTAVRQALANDELDTAETLLGHPFTISGRVVHGDALGRTIGFPTANIPLRRQVSPVKGVYAVEVAGLGDKPFYGVANIGTRPTVAGVRQQLEVHLLDVVMDLYGRHIDVILRKKIRNEQRFGSLDELKAQIARDELTAREFFGL, encoded by the coding sequence ATGAAGCTGATACGCGGCATACATAATCTCAGCAGCGCGCCACACGGGTGCGTGCTGACCATTGGTAATTTCGACGGCGTGCATCGTGGTCATCAGGCGCTGTTGCAGGGATTGCGTAAAGAAGGGGAGGCCCGTGGCCTGCCCGTTGTAGTGATGATTTTCGAGCCGCAGCCGCTGGAGCTGTTTGCGGGCGATAAATCTCCCGCTCGCCTCACTCGCCTGCGCGAGAAATTGCGCTATCTGGCGGAGTCCGGCGTTGACTATGTATTGTGTGTACGTTTCGATCGCCGCTTTGCCGCGCTGACAGCACAAAATTTCGTCAGCGACCTGCTGGTTAAGCGTCTTGGCGTGCAGTTTCTCGCCGTGGGCGATGATTTCCGCTTTGGCGCTGGTCGTCAGGGCGATTTCTTGCTATTACAGAAGGCTGGTCTGGAGTACGGATTTGACATCACCAGCGCGATGACCTTCTGCGAAGGCGGCGTGCGCGTCAGCAGCACGGCGGTGCGTCAGGCGCTGGCTAATGATGAACTAGACACGGCGGAAACCCTGCTGGGACATCCGTTTACTATCTCTGGCCGCGTGGTCCATGGCGATGCGCTGGGCCGCACGATAGGCTTCCCGACGGCGAATATACCGCTGCGTCGTCAGGTTTCCCCGGTTAAAGGGGTTTATGCGGTGGAAGTGGCAGGACTGGGCGATAAACCGTTCTATGGCGTCGCCAACATTGGCACGCGTCCGACCGTCGCCGGTGTCCGTCAACAGCTAGAAGTGCACCTGCTGGACGTTGTAATGGACCTCTATGGTCGCCATATAGATGTGATACTGCGTAAAAAAATACGCAACGAGCAGCGATTTGGTTCGCTGGATGAACTAAAAGCGCAAATTGCGCGAGATGAATTGACGGCCCGCGAGTTTTTTGGGCTTTGA
- the nhaA gene encoding Na+/H+ antiporter NhaA has product MKLLHRFFSSEASGGVILIIAAAAAMVLANLGITQELYHAFLETPVELKVGALEINKNMLLWINDALMAVFFLLVGLEVKRELVLGSLASRQRAAFPVIAALGGMVVPALLFLAFTWQDPIARHGWAIPAATDIAFALGVLALLGSRVPVALKIFLMALAIIDDLGAIVIIALFYTSDLSILSLSVAAGAIAVLALLNIFNVRRIGIYILVGMVLWTAVLKSGVHATLAGVIVGFFVPLKPQEGKSPAKQLEHVLHPWVAFMILPLFAFANAGVSLGGVTLDGLTSVLPLGIIAGLFIGKPLGISLFCWLATKLKLASLPHGTTFTQIMAVGVLCGIGFTMSIFISTLAFGAHAPELIVWAKLGILIGSLLAAVIGYTLLKVKLSGQAVQA; this is encoded by the coding sequence ATGAAATTACTACACCGTTTCTTTAGCAGTGAAGCGTCCGGTGGCGTGATCCTGATTATTGCCGCAGCGGCCGCGATGGTGCTGGCTAACCTTGGCATCACGCAGGAACTCTACCATGCATTTCTGGAAACGCCGGTTGAGCTGAAGGTCGGGGCACTGGAAATTAATAAGAACATGCTGCTGTGGATCAACGATGCGCTGATGGCGGTGTTCTTCCTGCTCGTTGGGCTTGAGGTTAAGCGTGAGCTGGTACTGGGCTCTCTTGCCAGCCGCCAGCGCGCGGCGTTTCCGGTGATTGCCGCGCTCGGTGGGATGGTGGTGCCGGCGCTGCTCTTCCTGGCGTTCACCTGGCAGGATCCGATCGCGCGTCACGGCTGGGCGATCCCGGCTGCGACGGATATCGCCTTTGCGCTCGGGGTGCTGGCATTGCTGGGAAGCCGCGTGCCGGTGGCCCTGAAAATCTTCCTCATGGCGCTGGCGATCATCGATGACCTGGGCGCCATTGTAATTATCGCGCTGTTCTACACCAGCGATCTGTCTATCCTGTCCCTGAGCGTCGCCGCCGGGGCGATTGCGGTGCTGGCGCTGCTGAATATCTTCAATGTTCGCCGCATCGGTATTTATATCCTGGTGGGAATGGTGCTGTGGACGGCGGTGCTGAAATCGGGCGTGCACGCTACGCTGGCAGGCGTGATTGTGGGCTTCTTCGTGCCGCTTAAGCCGCAGGAGGGCAAGTCGCCTGCCAAACAGCTGGAGCATGTGCTGCACCCGTGGGTCGCCTTTATGATCCTGCCGCTGTTTGCGTTTGCTAACGCGGGGGTTTCGCTGGGCGGCGTGACGCTGGATGGGCTGACTTCCGTGCTGCCGCTGGGCATCATTGCCGGGCTGTTTATCGGTAAGCCGCTGGGCATTAGCCTCTTCTGCTGGCTTGCGACGAAGCTGAAGCTGGCGTCATTGCCGCACGGCACCACGTTTACGCAGATTATGGCCGTCGGCGTGCTGTGTGGCATCGGGTTTACGATGTCGATCTTTATCTCGACGCTGGCGTTTGGTGCGCATGCGCCTGAGCTTATCGTCTGGGCTAAACTCGGCATCCTCATCGGGTCATTACTGGCCGCGGTAATCGGTTATACCTTGTTGAAGGTGAAATTGTCCGGACAGGCCGTCCAGGCATAA
- a CDS encoding glucose-6-phosphate isomerase family protein yields the protein MKPEIILPPQVAWATGALARGPLVRKTTCLADLPCIFANREEWKCRDPQQSVYDVEVLESPMAEGALYVGVTHLHAGKVGDEFFMTRGHFHERREQGEVYFGLRGSGLLLLQTEAGVARVEQVVTGSVHIIPPFTAHRLINTGNETLSSLAVWSSVAGHDYAALAEGFALRVFATGQGFEVRHV from the coding sequence ATGAAACCAGAAATTATTCTGCCACCTCAGGTGGCATGGGCGACTGGCGCGCTCGCCAGAGGCCCGCTTGTTCGCAAGACAACCTGCCTTGCCGACCTTCCCTGCATCTTCGCTAACCGCGAGGAGTGGAAGTGTCGCGATCCCCAACAAAGCGTATACGACGTTGAGGTCCTGGAATCCCCCATGGCTGAGGGGGCGCTCTACGTTGGCGTCACTCACCTTCATGCAGGTAAAGTTGGTGATGAGTTCTTTATGACACGCGGTCATTTTCATGAGCGCCGTGAACAGGGGGAAGTCTATTTTGGCCTGCGTGGCAGCGGCTTACTGTTGTTGCAAACGGAGGCGGGCGTTGCGCGAGTTGAGCAGGTAGTAACAGGGTCGGTACACATTATTCCTCCTTTTACGGCGCACCGTTTGATCAACACCGGTAATGAGACGCTCTCCTCGCTGGCCGTCTGGTCAAGCGTCGCGGGGCACGACTACGCGGCGCTGGCAGAGGGTTTCGCTCTGCGAGTCTTTGCCACCGGGCAAGGTTTCGAGGTGCGTCATGTCTGA
- the nhaR gene encoding transcriptional activator NhaR: protein MSHLNYNHLYYFWHVYKQGSVVGAAEALYLTPQTITGQIKALEERLQGKLFKRKGRGIEPSELGELVFRYADKMFTLSQEMLDIVNYRKESNLLFDVGVADALSKRLVSGVLDAAVVEDEQIHLRCFESTHEMLLEQLSQHKLDMIISDCPIDSTQQEGLFSVKIGECGVSFWCINPPPEKPFPACLEERRLLVPGRRSMLGRKLLNWFNSQGLKVEILGEFDDAALMKAFGEAHNAIFVAPTLYAHDLYSDDKITEIGRVDNVMEEYHAIFAERMIQHPAVQRICNRDYSALFTPPAI, encoded by the coding sequence ATGTCTCATTTAAATTACAACCATCTGTACTACTTCTGGCACGTCTATAAACAGGGCTCGGTGGTGGGGGCGGCAGAGGCGCTCTACCTGACGCCGCAAACCATCACCGGGCAAATCAAGGCCCTGGAAGAGCGTCTGCAGGGCAAGCTGTTCAAGCGTAAAGGGCGTGGGATTGAACCGAGCGAACTGGGCGAGCTGGTTTTCCGCTATGCGGACAAAATGTTCACCCTGAGCCAGGAGATGCTGGATATTGTTAACTACCGCAAAGAGTCGAACCTGCTCTTTGACGTGGGCGTGGCGGATGCGCTGTCCAAGCGGCTGGTGAGCGGCGTGCTGGATGCGGCGGTAGTTGAAGACGAGCAAATCCACCTGCGCTGCTTTGAATCCACCCACGAAATGCTGCTGGAACAGCTGAGCCAGCACAAGCTGGACATGATTATCTCGGATTGCCCGATTGACTCCACCCAGCAGGAAGGGCTGTTCTCAGTGAAAATTGGTGAATGCGGCGTCAGCTTCTGGTGCATTAACCCGCCGCCGGAAAAACCGTTTCCCGCGTGCCTTGAAGAACGCCGCCTGCTGGTGCCGGGAAGACGTTCCATGCTCGGACGCAAGCTGCTGAACTGGTTTAACTCGCAGGGGCTAAAGGTAGAAATCCTCGGTGAGTTCGACGATGCGGCGCTGATGAAAGCCTTTGGAGAGGCGCATAATGCGATCTTCGTTGCGCCGACGCTGTACGCGCACGATCTCTATTCGGACGACAAGATTACGGAGATAGGCAGAGTGGATAACGTTATGGAGGAGTATCACGCCATATTTGCGGAGAGGATGATTCAGCACCCGGCGGTGCAGCGAATCTGCAACCGCGACTACTCGGCGCTTTTTACGCCACCGGCAATCTGA
- the ileS gene encoding isoleucine--tRNA ligase yields MSDYKSTLNLPETGFPMRGDLAKREPGMLARWTDDDLYGIIRAAKKGKKTFILHDGPPYANGSIHIGHSVNKILKDIIVKSKGLTGYDSPYVPGWDCHGLPIELKVEQEFGKPGEKFTAAEFRAKCREYAATQVDGQRADFIRLGVLGDWSHPYLTMDFKTEANIIRALGKIIGNGHLHKGAKPVHWCVDCRSALAEAEVEYYDKTSPSIDVAFNAVDQDAVKAKFGVSSVNGPISLVIWTTTPWTLPANRAISLSGEFEYALVQIDGQAVILAKDLVESVLKRANITDYTVLGTVKGDALELMRFKHPFLDFDVPAILGEHVTLEAGTGAVHTAGGHGPDDYNISLKYGLEIANPVGPDGSYLPGTYPALDGINVFKANDIIVDMLRTSGALLHVEKMQHSYPCCWRHKTPIIFRATPQWFVSMDQKGLREQSLKEIKGVQWIPDWGQARIESMVANRPDWCISRQRTWGVPMSLFVHKETQELHPNTLELMEEVAKRVEVDGIQAWWDLDAHDILGADADNYEKVPDTLDVWFDSGSTHSSVVDVRPEFAGHAADMYLEGSDQHRGWFMSSLMISTAMKGKAPYRQVLTHGFTVDGQGRKMSKSIGNTVSPQDVMNKLGADILRLWVASTDYTGEMAVSDEILKRAADSYRRIRNTARFLLANLNGFDPAKDMVKPEEMVVLDRWAVGCAKAAQEDILKAYESYDFHEVVQRLMRFCSIEMGSFYLDIIKDRQYTAKADSVARRSCQTALFHIAEALVRWMAPIMSFTADEIWGYLPGDREKYVFTGEWYEGLFDLSSTEAMNDAFWDELLKVRGEVNKVIEQARADKKVGGSLEAAVTLYAEPELAAKLTALGDELRFVLLTSGAKVADYADASADAQQSELLKGLKVALSKADGEKCPRCWHYTTDVGQVAEHADICGRCVSNVAGDGEKRKFA; encoded by the coding sequence ATGAGTGACTATAAATCAACCCTGAATTTGCCGGAAACAGGGTTCCCGATGCGCGGCGATCTCGCCAAGCGCGAACCGGGAATGCTGGCGCGTTGGACCGATGATGACCTGTACGGCATCATTCGTGCAGCCAAAAAAGGCAAAAAAACCTTCATTCTGCATGATGGCCCTCCATATGCGAATGGCAGCATTCATATTGGTCACTCGGTTAACAAAATTCTGAAAGACATTATCGTGAAGTCCAAAGGCCTCACGGGATATGACTCGCCTTACGTTCCGGGCTGGGACTGCCACGGTCTACCAATCGAGCTGAAAGTCGAGCAAGAGTTTGGCAAGCCGGGTGAGAAGTTCACCGCCGCCGAGTTCCGTGCGAAGTGCCGCGAATACGCCGCTACGCAGGTTGACGGTCAGCGCGCTGACTTTATCCGTCTGGGCGTGCTGGGCGACTGGTCGCACCCGTACCTGACCATGGACTTCAAAACTGAAGCCAACATCATTCGTGCGCTGGGTAAAATCATCGGTAACGGCCACCTGCACAAAGGCGCTAAGCCGGTGCACTGGTGCGTTGACTGCCGCTCTGCGCTGGCAGAAGCGGAAGTTGAGTACTACGACAAAACCTCTCCATCTATCGACGTGGCGTTCAACGCTGTCGATCAGGATGCAGTGAAAGCTAAATTTGGTGTGTCGTCCGTGAATGGCCCGATCTCTCTGGTGATCTGGACTACCACTCCGTGGACTCTGCCAGCGAACCGTGCGATCTCCCTGTCCGGTGAGTTTGAGTACGCGCTGGTGCAGATTGACGGTCAGGCGGTTATCCTGGCGAAAGATCTGGTTGAAAGCGTGCTGAAACGCGCGAACATCACCGATTACACCGTGCTGGGCACCGTGAAAGGTGACGCGCTGGAACTAATGCGCTTCAAACACCCGTTCCTGGACTTCGACGTTCCGGCGATCCTGGGCGAACACGTGACGCTGGAAGCGGGTACCGGTGCGGTTCATACCGCCGGTGGCCACGGTCCAGACGACTACAACATCAGCCTGAAGTACGGTCTGGAAATCGCTAACCCGGTTGGACCGGACGGATCTTACCTGCCTGGCACCTATCCGGCGCTGGACGGTATCAACGTATTTAAAGCTAACGACATCATCGTCGACATGCTGCGCACCAGCGGCGCGCTGCTGCACGTTGAAAAAATGCAGCACAGCTATCCGTGCTGCTGGCGTCACAAGACCCCGATCATCTTCCGTGCGACCCCGCAGTGGTTCGTCAGCATGGATCAAAAAGGCCTGCGCGAGCAGTCTCTGAAAGAGATCAAGGGCGTGCAGTGGATCCCTGACTGGGGCCAGGCGCGTATCGAATCCATGGTGGCTAACCGTCCTGACTGGTGTATCTCCCGTCAGCGTACCTGGGGCGTGCCGATGTCTCTGTTCGTACATAAAGAGACGCAGGAGCTGCACCCGAACACCCTGGAACTGATGGAAGAAGTGGCGAAGCGCGTCGAAGTTGACGGCATTCAGGCGTGGTGGGATCTCGACGCCCACGACATCCTGGGCGCTGACGCAGATAACTACGAGAAAGTGCCGGATACCCTGGACGTGTGGTTCGACTCCGGGTCTACCCACTCCTCCGTGGTTGACGTGCGTCCGGAATTTGCCGGCCACGCTGCCGATATGTATCTGGAAGGGTCTGACCAACACCGCGGCTGGTTCATGTCATCTCTGATGATTTCTACCGCCATGAAGGGGAAAGCACCTTACCGTCAGGTACTGACTCACGGCTTCACCGTGGATGGTCAGGGCCGTAAGATGTCCAAATCTATCGGTAACACCGTTTCTCCGCAGGATGTGATGAACAAGCTGGGCGCAGATATTCTGCGTCTGTGGGTGGCCTCTACCGATTACACCGGCGAAATGGCGGTGTCTGACGAGATCCTGAAACGTGCTGCCGACAGCTATCGTCGTATCCGTAACACCGCGCGCTTCCTGCTGGCGAACCTGAACGGGTTCGATCCGGCAAAAGACATGGTGAAACCGGAAGAGATGGTGGTGCTGGATCGCTGGGCGGTAGGCTGCGCGAAAGCGGCGCAGGAAGATATCCTGAAAGCCTATGAGTCTTACGACTTCCACGAAGTGGTGCAGCGCCTGATGCGCTTCTGCTCCATCGAGATGGGCTCGTTCTACCTCGACATCATCAAAGACCGCCAGTACACCGCGAAAGCGGACAGCGTGGCGCGTCGTAGCTGTCAGACCGCGCTGTTCCACATCGCAGAAGCGCTGGTGCGCTGGATGGCGCCGATCATGTCCTTCACCGCGGATGAAATCTGGGGCTACCTGCCGGGCGACCGTGAGAAGTATGTGTTCACGGGCGAGTGGTACGAAGGTCTGTTCGATCTCTCCAGCACCGAAGCGATGAACGATGCCTTCTGGGACGAGCTGCTGAAAGTGCGTGGCGAAGTGAACAAGGTTATCGAGCAGGCGCGTGCAGACAAGAAAGTCGGCGGCTCTCTGGAAGCGGCAGTCACGCTGTACGCCGAACCGGAACTGGCTGCGAAGCTGACGGCGCTGGGCGATGAATTACGATTTGTCCTGTTGACCTCCGGTGCGAAAGTTGCGGATTATGCCGATGCTTCTGCTGATGCTCAGCAGAGCGAACTGCTCAAAGGACTGAAAGTCGCGCTGAGCAAAGCCGACGGTGAGAAATGCCCGCGTTGCTGGCATTACACTACCGATGTCGGTCAGGTGGCGGAACACGCAGACATCTGCGGACGCTGTGTAAGCAACGTCGCCGGTGACGGCGAAAAACGTAAGTTTGCCTGA
- the ispH gene encoding 4-hydroxy-3-methylbut-2-enyl diphosphate reductase yields MQILLANPRGFCAGVDRAISIVENALEIYGAPIYVRHEVVHNRYVVDSLRERGAIFIEQISEVPDGAILIFSAHGVSQAVRNEAKSRDLTVFDATCPLVTKVHMEVARASRRGEESILIGHAGHPEVEGTMGQYSNPEGGMYLVESPEDVFTLNVKNEARLSFMTQTTLSVDDTSDVIDALRQRFPKIVGPRKDDICYATTNRQEAVRALAEQADVVLVVGSKNSSNSNRLAELAQRMGKAAFLIDDATDIQEAWVKNAACVGVTAGASAPDILVQNVIARLQELGGGEAVPLEGREENIVFEVPKELRIDAREVE; encoded by the coding sequence ATGCAGATCCTGTTGGCTAACCCGCGCGGCTTCTGCGCCGGTGTAGACCGCGCTATCAGCATTGTTGAAAACGCGCTGGAGATTTACGGCGCGCCAATTTATGTGCGTCACGAAGTGGTGCACAACCGCTACGTGGTGGACAGCCTGCGCGAGCGTGGTGCCATCTTTATCGAGCAGATTAGTGAGGTGCCGGACGGTGCGATCCTGATTTTCTCCGCGCACGGCGTCTCGCAGGCGGTACGTAACGAAGCAAAAAGCCGCGATCTGACCGTATTCGATGCCACCTGTCCGTTGGTGACAAAAGTGCATATGGAAGTGGCGCGCGCCAGCCGTCGTGGTGAAGAGTCGATTCTGATTGGCCATGCCGGTCATCCGGAAGTCGAAGGCACCATGGGCCAGTACAGCAACCCGGAAGGGGGGATGTATCTGGTCGAGTCGCCTGAAGATGTCTTTACGCTGAACGTGAAAAACGAAGCGCGTCTGTCGTTTATGACCCAGACGACGCTCTCTGTAGACGATACTTCAGACGTGATTGACGCCCTGCGTCAGCGCTTCCCGAAAATCGTCGGTCCGCGTAAGGATGATATCTGCTACGCGACCACTAACCGTCAGGAAGCTGTGCGCGCACTGGCTGAACAGGCGGATGTGGTTCTGGTGGTCGGCTCCAAAAACTCCTCTAACTCCAACCGCCTGGCCGAACTGGCGCAGCGTATGGGGAAAGCGGCTTTCCTGATTGACGACGCGACGGATATTCAGGAAGCGTGGGTCAAAAATGCGGCCTGCGTGGGCGTGACCGCAGGCGCTTCCGCGCCGGACATCCTGGTGCAGAACGTTATTGCCCGCCTGCAGGAGCTGGGCGGCGGCGAAGCGGTGCCGCTGGAAGGACGTGAAGAGAACATCGTTTTCGAAGTCCCGAAAGAACTGCGTATCGACGCCCGCGAAGTCGAATAG
- a CDS encoding PTS system mannose/fructose/sorbose family transporter subunit IID, producing the protein MEERKLTRKDLRRCWRAWMMHNLSSMSFERLESFGFCLSMLPVAKKLYPDAAQRTEMLRRHASFYNTEPQIGAIVNGMALGLEEKKANGEPIDGETINTLKVGLMGPIAGIGDSMIPGMLIPILLSIGMALAAGGNILGPLFYTVAWLAIIIPGSWFLFLKGYQMGSGSVEMLVSSKSTRLREALSLLGVFVMGGVAASYVKLGTGLEFITRDGVNIHVQQMLDGIFPQLLPLIVVLGTWYLMAKRGVSPVKAMVLLLVLAALGVASGVFAG; encoded by the coding sequence ATGGAAGAACGTAAACTGACCCGCAAAGATCTGCGCCGCTGCTGGCGGGCGTGGATGATGCACAACCTCTCTTCAATGAGCTTTGAACGGCTGGAATCCTTCGGCTTCTGCCTGAGCATGCTGCCGGTGGCAAAAAAACTCTATCCCGATGCAGCACAACGCACCGAGATGCTGCGTCGCCACGCGTCGTTCTACAACACGGAGCCGCAAATTGGCGCGATTGTTAACGGTATGGCGCTGGGTCTGGAAGAGAAGAAAGCCAACGGCGAGCCGATTGATGGTGAAACCATCAACACTCTGAAGGTGGGCCTGATGGGGCCGATAGCAGGGATCGGCGATTCGATGATCCCCGGAATGCTAATCCCCATCCTCCTCAGCATCGGGATGGCGCTGGCGGCAGGCGGGAACATACTTGGCCCGCTGTTTTATACCGTTGCCTGGCTGGCCATTATTATTCCGGGCTCATGGTTCCTGTTTCTTAAAGGCTACCAGATGGGATCAGGCTCTGTGGAGATGCTGGTCAGCAGCAAATCCACCCGGCTACGGGAAGCGCTCTCCCTGCTGGGCGTATTCGTCATGGGCGGCGTGGCGGCCAGCTATGTGAAGCTCGGTACCGGGCTGGAGTTCATCACGCGCGACGGCGTTAACATTCACGTGCAGCAGATGCTGGACGGTATTTTCCCGCAACTGCTTCCACTGATAGTGGTGCTAGGTACCTGGTACCTGATGGCAAAACGCGGCGTGTCGCCAGTCAAAGCCATGGTTTTACTGCTGGTACTCGCCGCGCTTGGCGTGGCATCCGGGGTGTTTGCAGGATAA
- the rpsT gene encoding 30S ribosomal protein S20, which produces MANIKSAKKRAVQSEKARKHNASRRSMMRTFIKKVYAAIEAGDKAAAQNAFNEMQPIVDRQAAKGLIHKNKAARHKANLTAQISKLA; this is translated from the coding sequence TTGGCTAATATCAAATCAGCTAAGAAACGTGCCGTTCAGTCTGAAAAGGCTCGTAAGCACAACGCAAGCCGTCGCTCTATGATGCGTACTTTCATCAAGAAAGTATACGCAGCAATCGAAGCAGGCGACAAAGCTGCAGCGCAGAACGCATTTAACGAAATGCAACCAATCGTGGATCGTCAGGCTGCTAAAGGTCTGATCCACAAAAACAAAGCAGCGCGTCATAAAGCAAACCTGACCGCGCAGATCAGCAAACTGGCTTAA